In Colletotrichum lupini chromosome 6, complete sequence, a single window of DNA contains:
- a CDS encoding Ulp1 protease family protein, which produces MPISSRRCWSQVPSVLSPQQPYLSYHDILLTYEDIKSLKNDWLTDNVRHTSYPALAPTWLTIAQNIAFWEEWLEREVLPKYPQARIILLRPSMTFLLMKEPDMRQIRSALPDFSKVTHIFLPINDARNVAQAEGGSHWSLLLVSAIDGVAFHYDSLGGANYAEGRLATHKMSEILGRPLRYLNLDDSPQQENGSDCGVFVCILMRHLLIKRLLSANAREKVSMSMANKLIDSHGGRKEMLKIIESLRKEGERRRSRSASPYSSKTPPRIE; this is translated from the exons ATGCCCATCTCGTCTCGTCGCTGCTGGTCCCAAGTGCCGTCGGTG CTCTCCCCGCAGCAACCTTACTTGTCGT ATCACGATATTCTCC TCACCTACGAAGACATCAAGTCGCTCAAGAACGACTGGTTGACAGACAACGTACGGCACACCTCCTACCCTGCGCTTGCTCCTACCTGGCTAACAATTGCACAGAACATTGCTTTCTGGGAAGA ATGGCTGGAACGCGAAGTCCTCCCCAAGTACCCTCAAGCCCGCATCATCCTGCTTCGGCCCTCAATGACCTTCCTCCTCATGAAGGAGCCCGACATGCGCCAGATCCGCTCCGCCCTCCCCGACTTCTCCAAAGTAACACACATCTTCCTCCCCATCAATGACGCCCGCAACGTCGCCCAGGCCGAGGGCGGCTCCCACTGGTCCCTGCTGCTCGTCAGCGCCATCGACGGCGTCGCCTTCCACTACGACTCCCTCGGCGGCGCAAACTACGCAGAAGGCCGCCTCGCCACCCACAAGATGTCCGAGATCCTCGGCCGCCCACTCCGCTATCTCAACCTCGACGACTCTCCCCAGCAGGAGAACGGCAGCGACTGCGGCGTGTTTGTGTGTATCCTAATGCGCCACCTGCTCATCAAGCGCCTCCTCAGCGCCAACGCTCGCGAAAAGGTCAGCATGAGCATGGCCAATAAGCTGATTGACAGCCACGGCGGACGTAAAGAGATGCTCAAAATTATCGAGAGCTTGCGCAAGGAGGGCGAGCGGAGGAGATC GAGAAGCGCATCACCGTACTCGTCAAAGACGCCGCCACGGATCGAGTAG